Sequence from the Ziziphus jujuba cultivar Dongzao chromosome 9, ASM3175591v1 genome:
AATCAAATGGATTTAGACTAGCTGCTTCCACTTTCAGCAGTATATCGTCATTATTCAGATTAGGAATCGGAACTTCAACATGCTTTAACAAGAATAATGTTTACATTCAGTCGTTTCATATATTGAAAGGACTAGAAAGAACTAAATTAATGACTCAATTGCTCCGTAAAACAAGCTGTAAAATGTATGAATATCTATCTGCCACCTGCCTCTTCTTCCTCTTAAGAGGTTGAAATTTGATAgtgaaaacaaagaaagcgtCACATATTGCTCTCAGCCTTGTGCTAGACAAGATAATTCCAAACATATACCCATATAGTCTTCACAAATAATGAAACAAACATAGAAATCAAATACACATGCAGAGTAACAGTCAAATTCTTAAGTTCGGTCAACAATATTGCTTTGGAAAGTGGCAAGCACTTTAGTTTATACTTTTTAACAGATAATGATTTAAGGTTTGGTACCTTGACTATTCATTAACAAAcataaattgaaaaacaataagattaaaaataaaataaaataaaattgtcaaaaaaataatggtTAGAGTACTAATCATACTAATGGATAAACCATGTCTGGTGCATCTCATCTCTGTTTCCCACAttaaaataagaatataaatTAATCTGAAGGTGGGATTTTATTAATGTCATTATCTGCTACTGTAATTACAAAACCCTTCTTCAACTTCCACCTTATCTGGCAACAGAGCAACTCTCGCTGCTTATTAGGCGGTGACTTAGAAAAGCATATATAGTCTAAAGAGAAAATACAGAATGTGaaccaaaaaaacataaaagagaaGTAATCAAAAAACACAAAGCAAGAAAAAGCAGGGATtgagaaaaatgaaagaaaaaacaaaaatgaaagagtGAAACACAGCACCTTTAAGCCAGAAGGTCCTCCGCCATAGCCACTGTACTGAACCGCATGCATAAGCTTTTCTGCCATTATCCACACTCCCAATTCTATGACCTTCTCGAGTTCAACCTGAAGCCGTAGCTGGCTCTCGGGAACAAGAACATGTAGTAACCATACCATATACCACCATCGTCAGAGATGTGAATTGGCGTAAATACCCCTAACAAATAGTTGTATACTTCTATATAGCCATATGTTCGTGGACCTTTTGGTACATCTCCATTTCTCCACGCACGTGTAAGAAACCGATAGACAATTGCCACCTAATCTTCCGCTGAACGGCGGAGCTACATAAACATCTATTTCctcatttgctttttttttttctttcttttttttaaatctaaaattttgtcatttgcttatttattattCGTTTGCTAGCCTTTTGGCTaatcatcaattttttgttAGCTTATGTCAATGTGCGGTAAaaatgaaagggaaaaaaatttaaatgaattttgaaattaattcgTTGTCCTATAATTTTTGAGACATTATTTcctccaaaattaaaaataatatatttccaaCAAAGTACTGAAAATATGCTTTATCCCCTATTAATTATGTTGTTGCATGTGAACAAAGTATTAAATGTTAAGACTGAATTCCCCCATcccttcgatttttttttttttttaattttttattatttcagtaAACACAGTAGTAATAATGGTAGTAGTTATTCTAGTGATAGTACAGTACAATCCAAATTTCCAAACTGCAGAATGTGCCAATTCAAAGCACGTAGATTTCAGCAATCCAAACACAATATTCAGCGatcatagccaaaaaaaaaaaaaaatgtttaactaGGGCTCCACAATAATCTTTCCTGTAGCATGACCTTCAATGCTCTTAGCCCATGCATCTTCTGCCTTGCTCAGAGGATACTTCGAGTCAATAATTGTCTTAAGCTTTCCTTCCCTcactaaattaacaagaaaatccAGGTTCTCACCCTTTGGTTTTAGTAGCATTGGCACTAGTTTCTTCTTAGAAAGCATTCTCAAAGCATAACCGAACAGAGCAGTTGGTACAGGGGTTATATCTATCACCTTCCCATTCTCACTCAAATTAGGCTCAAAAGTGGACCAAGGAATGCCTGCTGCACAGTAAAGTACCACATCATATTTCCTACCGGAAGGGCTCCTCAAAGCTGCCCCATCTGGGGTCTTGTAATCAAGCACCTCATCAGCACCTAAACTCTTTACGATCTCCATGTTTCGAGCCCCGCAAGTGGCTGTGACATGCGTGTTTCCCAGCTTTGCCAATTGAACTGCATAATGTCCCACACCGCCAGAGGCAGCGATTATCAGAATGTTTTTATGCTTTCCGCTTCCGTCAAGATTGACCCCTGCAGATTGGGTGATGGCCTGGTGAGCAGTTAGACCGGCTACAGGTATCCCTGCACCATGAGCTGCTGAAACCTCTGGTGGTCTTATAACAGTCAACCTCTCCTTGACCACTGCAAATTCAGCTAGGCCACCCCCAACCTTTATTTCATTTACAAAATTCCAATAATGAAAGtgagattttaatttttggaaaagttggttgatatatatgatatatataaattgttaccATGGATGCTATAGTGGATGCTGTGTTCAATTATACATAATTTAGGATGTAATTGGATGCTAACATTCATAAACGATGcctatttagattttaaaaataaaattagatttttagaaataatgtttaatcatatatcaatttaattaatctgcatttaaaataatttaatccaatttaataatatagatGGTTGTCATCCGTTAGGTAGGCAGTTTACATTTTGTTGCTAGTTTTAAAAGCTTATTATTATGATGGTCACATATATTAtacatgttattttttaataatttttgatattatcattttatcataTGTTCGAATCTgaacaaaagaagaagataaggaAACATAACACTTACCAGCTCGGGAGGTCCATTATATATGTTGTTGAATAAAGCTAAGTGgatgatttatatataattggatttAAGAGCACAACTTACACTAGGGGTGACCATTGCTACAACTTTGTCACCAGCTTTGACTTTTTTCACCCCAGGTCCAACCTTTACAACCTCTCCTGCCACATCGTTACCTGTTCCAAAAACAAGGCATGTTCTAATGAGTAAAGACACATTTCAATGGCCAATGAAATTTCTGCAACGTTTAATAAAAGTGATTCAGGAagattattttcataaaatataaactacTACTCATAGAGACTGAGTTACCTGGTATTTGTGGGAATTTGCTAGGAAATAGAGGCCATAGCATGCCTTTCTGAACTTTCCAGTCAAATGGGTTTAGACTAGCAGCTTCCACTTTCACCAATATTTCATCTTTGTTTGGAGTGGGAATTGGAACATCGACATGCTTCAACATgaataaactttatttttaatcagTTCAGAGGAATACTACTTGACGAAACTAATTAAGTTAATGTGAAACAAGcggcaaaaaatatataagcatCTGCCTAATTCTTCCACCAATTGTACACCATGAAGGCAGAAACAAAGTAAAAACAGCAAATATTGTGAAGAATATTTATTGGGGTACTATATTATATGGTAATTAGACAGGATAAGAATATATGGGGTACTATATTATATTCATGTATGGTGCATCTCATCTCCGTTTTCCAGATTagaataagaatatataatttaatttgatgaTTATGCAATTGCATGTTAAAGCATTACTGCTAGGTCTCAAATCGCTAAATTTGAGAATCCCAACAGATATATATGATTTGGGTTACTCTGAGATCCTCGTTTATGCAGCCGATCATTACCATTTAAttgggatttttatttatttatttgtttttttgaaaaagggtAGACAGGCAAACAAATTAAGGTTAATCCAAATATTGGGCTAAAAAAGTCTCAATTTTATCATGGATGAAAGATATCCTGATAGTCTGCTTTGTAAATGATTTTTAATGAAGTAAAtcgataattttcaaaattgaagtAGTTGAGGTGTTAACATAATTTTCTCATAATAAAAATGGATTAAtgttataatttgttaaaaaagatcAATAAATTTGACAGCCTTAGTTTAAACttcttttgacttttattttttaaaaaaattaaattttatttatacccctttaattttactattattacaattataatttttaagtgtaaaaattaactaaaaaaattaaaagctgtattttgaatataattttttacaagCATTGATCTAACTGTAATTTAGACAAAAACTGAAAAGatttaagtaaaatttttatttaggcTCTATTTGGATAATGATAAAGTTTGTGCGAATATAACtctttaaaaatgataattttcttttgttttgatatttattttaaggtAGAAAACTGTAGATTCAAAAAATTAGATTTCATTCTAtgtgaaaaaatatatgaaaaagttGTTTTTATCTATGGATGTGTCATTTTAGGAAtctatagaaaataattttaaaatttttttaaaaataaaaattttcattaatttattttataatattaaatctaatttcttacaaattctaatttttttatttcttatcaaacataatataaaaaaattaattcctcATAAAACACAAATTAGttagttacaaaattatttagaatttataagcAACTAataatttgtgttttaaaaattgaggataaaattatattttaataaaatatataaaattaatttctcatataactttaaaatgacattttttttagaaaaatttatatttcacctttttttttttaaattgtgaaatttaGTTTCTTTGGGAATCCACAATTTTCtccttctagaaacatcccaatatagaaaattttgatttttctaaataaatttcaaattcttaCTAACTGTTACACTTTGCAAatgaaggattaaaaaaaataaaaaataaaataaaaaaagcttctTTTGCTTACCACAGTGAAATTCTTCCATGGCAGAGCATAATATTAAagtcatataaaaaattattagcatAAAACAAATGATGcggttttctttatgaaagCCGTTTGTACAATTAGAccaccacatatatatatatatatatatatatatatgtatataaatagtGTGCCCCATCTATCTAGAGAAACTTCTTATGTAACATCAAATcagacaaataatttttatcaaaaaattagacaaataaTTCAGAATCTAAAAAAGCACATAAATGATAAATCgatcccaccaaaaaaaaaataataataataaataaataaaataaaaaataaaaaataaaacaaaacaaaacaaaacaaaatgctAACAAAGAAGAGTAGTAACTAAAAACACAGACATAAAAGCAGTAGAAAAAGAGTGAAATCTAAAACACCTCTAAGCCAGAAGGCCCTCCTCCATAGCCATTGTACCGAACCCCATGCATAAGCTTTTCTGCCATTATCCACACCAAATTGTTCAATGACCTTCTCAACTTAATTAACTGAAGCTGTGCGCTATTCTCTACTTCTCTAGCAGTAACCCTTCGTGGTTCGTGCATTAGCTGGCAAAGCCACACTGTACACCATCACCAACCTtatgaattaaaataaataatcctaCCTAatagttctctctctctctctctctctctctctctatatatatatatatatatatgttgggacACATGCATGTATAAAGAAACGATTAACGACTCATAATTGCTACCTAACCGTGCGCTGGACAGACAGAGATACATATATTAACATCTATTTCGCCatgtgcttttttatttttttaatctaaatttcGGTATCTGTTTGCTAGCTTTTTGGCTAAGCATCAACTTTTTGCTACTTTTTTGTATAAACTACTGCAGAAAGTTTATATGAAATATTAGAATATGGGTGTAGAAACTGCAAAAAGTTTATATGAAATATTAGAATATGGGTGTTAAAAGCCCATATTATAAGTTCTCACAAATCTCCAAAGACAACAAAGCTTAATGCATTATTATACAGAAAGAAGGGCTTATCTTGAGTTCCAAATAGGTTTTTTGTGACCTGATAAAAAGTTAGTAAACTGTCAAGATTTATCCGGAGCAGGTGTAACTAAAAGTCTAACAGTGTGCATTTGGACTTAAAAATGGTGATTGATAATAGTTGATTTTGTCTCTTccaaaaccatttttttatttctttttttccagaaaaaaaattgttacgcCTCGTACATCAAAATTTCTTAgcataaatggtaaaaattaattctttAGCCCTACACTTTTGAGACACTATTTCCTCAAAAGCTGAAAATATATTTCTGTCTAGATACCAAATTAATATAGAAGatatgcttaataccatatcaAATAGACACATATGAACAAAGTCCTGGTACAActcttaaaaaatatacatcTCTCATTAAGTGTAGTAAAGTTCACGATTCTGTTGCCCACCATAAAAGTCGTCGGATTGAATCCCACACCCACAAGCTCAGCCTGATCACCTTCACcctcaatttattaatttttgtattccCCACCTAACattttctttggaaaaaaataaaataaaaaaaatcgtagtttaacaacagcaacaacaacaacaataataatggtATTACAGCTGAATGTGCTTATTCAGCAAGCCATTGACAATGTTTAACTTActcaccaaataataataatgacaatgtTTAAACATCATAGCCTAttaaaatttcaccaaaaataaaaaataaaaaaactaccaGAGCCCTAAAACCACAAATGTATTACGTACTAGGGCTCCACAATAATCTTCCCTGTAGCATGACCTTCAATGCTCTTAGTCCATGCATCTTCTGCCTTGCTCAGAGGATACTTCGAGTCAATAATTGTCTTAAGCTTTCCTTCCCTcactaaattaacaagaaaatccAGGTTCTCACCCTTTGGTTTTAGTAGCATTGGCACTAGTTTCTTCTTAGAAAGCATTCTCAAAGCATAACCGAACAGAGCAGTTGGTACAGGGGTTATATCTATCACCTTCCCATTCTCACTCAAATTAGGCTCAAAAGTGGACCAAGGAATGCCTGCTGCACAGTAAATTACCACATCATATTTCCTACCGGAAGGGCTCCTCAAAGCTGCCCCATCTGGGGTCTTGTAGTCAAGCACCTCATCAGCACCTAAACTCTTTACGATCTCCATGTTTCGAGCCCCGCAAGTGGCTGTGACATGCGTGTTTCCGAGCTTTGCCAATTGAACTGCATAATGTCCCACACCGCCAGAGGCAGCGATTATCAGAATGTTTTTATGCTTTCCGCTTCCGTCAAGATTGACCCCTGCAGACTCGGTGACTGCTTGGTGAGCAGTTAGACCAGCTACAGGTAACGGTGCACCATGAGCTGCTGAAACCTCAGGTGGTCTTGCAACAGTCAAGCTCTCCTTGGACACTGCATATTCAGCTAGTCCACCTCCAATCTTTATTCCATTTTTcacaaaaattccaacattgAAAGTCAGCTTAATTATAATTTGGATGATTATGTTGGGTATCATGTGGCTATCATTGTTAAAACTTGCTATGAGGCGCCTATTAGCGGTTAGATGCCCATCAGAgaatgaatttatatataataattttgttatgaTTGACAACGTCGCTCATTTTCTATTCAGCATATAATGTCCGATCATGTGTAATTTCAATAACATAGTCCAGAATGGGACATAATTGGCTATCAtaacaaaactaaatatataatgGATTTTAAGGGCACAACTTACACCAGGGGTAATCATAGCTACGACTTTGTCGCCGGCTTTGAATTTTTTCACGCCAGGTCCAACTTTTATAACCTCTCCTGCCACATCATTACCTGTTCCAACGAGGGAAATTCTTTACCCACCTTTTCATTACCTAGTGAAATTTTGCAATATTATTGtggaaataatatttgtatacTTTTCCCAATTGCAAACTTTTTATGTGAGAATGCTTGCATTCACTAACTAAAAGTGACTCGAGAAGATTACTTCATGGAATATAAACTACCATTCAGCATGCAAGATTGAGATACCTGGTATTTGTGGGAATTTGCTAGGAAATAGAGGCCATAATATGCCTTTCTGAACTTTCCAATCAAATGGGTTTAGACTAGCTGCTTCCACTTTCACCAATATTTCATCTTtgtttggagttggaattggaACTTCAACATGCTTCAACAAAgaataaagttaatttttattCAGTCCAGAGGCGCACCTTTTTACTTTTTGGCAATGAGTTCAGAGGTGCACGTAACTTCATAAAACTTTTCAAAGCTgtaccttattt
This genomic interval carries:
- the LOC107426668 gene encoding chloroplast envelope quinone oxidoreductase homolog, translating into MAEKLMHGVRYNGYGGGPSGLEHVDVPIPTPNKDEILVKVEAASLNPFDWKVQKGMLWPLFPSKFPQIPGNDVAGEVVKVGPGVKKVKAGDKVVAMVTPSVGGGLAEFAVVKERLTVIRPPEVSAAHGAGIPVAGLTAHQAITQSAGVNLDGSGKHKNILIIAASGGVGHYAVQLAKLGNTHVTATCGARNMEIVKSLGADEVLDYKTPDGAALRSPSGRKYDVVLYCAAGIPWSTFEPNLSENGKVIDITPVPTALFGYALRMLSKKKLVPMLLKPKGENLDFLVNLVREGKLKTIIDSKYPLSKAEDAWAKSIEGHATGKIIVEP
- the LOC107426667 gene encoding chloroplast envelope quinone oxidoreductase homolog → MEEKLMRAVQYSRYGGGPSGLEHVEVPIPTPNKDEILVKVEAASLNPFDWKVQKGILWPLFPSKFPQIPGNDVAGEVIKVGPGVKKFKAGDKVVAMITPGIGGGLAEYAVSKESLTVARPPEVSAAHGAPLPVAGLTAHQAVTESAGVNLDGSGKHKNILIIAASGGVGHYAVQLAKLGNTHVTATCGARNMEIVKSLGADEVLDYKTPDGAALRSPSGRKYDVVIYCAAGIPWSTFEPNLSENGKVIDITPVPTALFGYALRMLSKKKLVPMLLKPKGENLDFLVNLVREGKLKTIIDSKYPLSKAEDAWTKSIEGHATGKIIVEP